In the Chroococcidiopsis sp. SAG 2025 genome, one interval contains:
- a CDS encoding superoxide dismutase family protein produces the protein MAVSMFVLAIASKGSFAQDSRPITAKAKIFGPDIAGELKLRQISNGVTLVDLYLKGDPGVLTPGLHGIHFHEKAICDEGAEPRFSTAGGHFDPGPFGSSLPVQENHPYHLGDLPNIDINQKGEGRLITATSRITLYESPVSLFDEDSSAIIVHQLPDLMISGGTAAQSGGGRLACGAIEQS, from the coding sequence ATGGCTGTGTCAATGTTCGTCCTCGCCATTGCCTCTAAAGGAAGTTTTGCTCAGGATTCTCGTCCCATTACTGCCAAAGCCAAGATCTTCGGTCCCGATATTGCTGGAGAATTAAAGCTACGGCAAATTAGTAATGGAGTTACTCTTGTCGATCTTTATCTGAAAGGAGATCCTGGCGTTCTCACACCAGGATTACACGGCATTCACTTCCACGAAAAAGCTATTTGTGATGAAGGAGCAGAACCCCGATTTAGTACTGCTGGCGGACATTTCGATCCAGGACCATTCGGTAGCTCCTTACCTGTCCAAGAAAATCACCCTTATCATTTAGGAGATTTACCAAATATAGACATTAATCAGAAAGGTGAGGGCAGACTGATAACTGCTACCAGTCGTATTACCCTTTACGAAAGCCCCGTCTCTCTATTTGATGAAGATAGCAGCGCTATCATCGTTCACCAATTACCCGATTTAATGATATCTGGAGGCACGGCAGCACAATCGGGCGGCGGTCGGCTTGCCTGTGGCGCGATCGAACAAAGCTAA
- the upp gene encoding uracil phosphoribosyltransferase, producing MQAEVHVIDHPLIQHKLTLMRKAETSTAKFRTLLKEISLLLAYEVTRDLPLKTEPIDTPIASTNAPMLAPDKKLVIVSILRAGQGILDGMLELMPSARVGHIGLYRDPKTLTAIEYYFKVPDEVEKRDVLIVDPMLATGNSAIAAVDRLKAINPYSLKFVCLLAAPEGIKHFHSQHPDVPIYTAAIDDRLDEHGYIVPGLGDAGDRLFGTR from the coding sequence ATGCAAGCCGAAGTTCATGTTATCGACCATCCATTAATCCAACACAAATTGACGCTGATGCGGAAAGCCGAAACTAGTACGGCAAAATTTCGCACGTTGTTGAAAGAAATCAGCTTGTTATTAGCTTACGAAGTAACGCGGGATCTACCGCTCAAAACCGAACCGATCGATACGCCAATTGCCTCTACAAACGCGCCAATGCTAGCTCCCGATAAAAAGCTAGTGATAGTATCGATTTTACGGGCAGGGCAAGGAATTTTGGATGGAATGTTAGAGTTGATGCCTTCCGCACGGGTAGGACACATAGGCTTGTATCGCGACCCCAAAACTTTAACAGCGATCGAGTATTATTTCAAAGTTCCCGATGAGGTGGAAAAACGAGATGTCTTAATTGTCGATCCAATGCTGGCAACAGGGAATTCGGCTATAGCTGCCGTGGATCGTCTCAAAGCTATTAACCCTTACTCCTTAAAATTTGTCTGTTTGCTAGCTGCGCCCGAAGGAATTAAACATTTCCATTCTCAACATCCTGACGTACCAATTTATACTGCTGCAATTGACGATCGCTTAGATGAACACGGTTATATCGTTCCTGGCTTAGGAGATGCAGGCGATCGCTTGTTTGGCACGAGATGA
- a CDS encoding ABC transporter permease — protein MTNESFFADYLAASVRLAVPLAFAALGGLYSERSGVLNIGLEGMLLAGAFASAAATFYSNNVWLGVLAAILAGGMVGLLHALLSVSWRVDQLVSGLAINLVAAGLTSFLARLIFSGGAQKLPGIEAIAIPGLVNIPIIGSLLFAQNILVYLLIFLVVFTNYLLFYTHPGLTLRAVGEYPRAADTAGVSVLLVRYFSVILSGCLAGLGGAYLSLVQVKFFAEGMSAGKGFIAIAALIFGKWHPIGTTLACLLFGATEALQLRIQALGVNIPYQFLVMLPYAIALLALVGLAGKSSPPSALGLPYLKEKSE, from the coding sequence ATGACTAATGAATCTTTCTTTGCCGATTATCTAGCTGCTAGCGTGCGTCTTGCCGTACCGCTAGCGTTTGCAGCTTTAGGGGGTCTTTATTCAGAGAGATCTGGGGTATTAAACATTGGCTTAGAAGGGATGTTGCTCGCTGGTGCTTTTGCTAGCGCGGCTGCAACATTTTACAGTAACAACGTTTGGCTAGGCGTATTAGCGGCTATTCTAGCTGGAGGTATGGTAGGGCTACTGCACGCACTACTGAGCGTGTCTTGGCGTGTCGATCAGTTAGTCTCTGGGTTGGCAATTAATTTAGTTGCTGCTGGCTTGACATCTTTTCTGGCGCGGCTGATTTTTAGCGGTGGTGCGCAGAAATTACCAGGTATTGAGGCGATCGCCATTCCTGGGTTAGTCAATATTCCCATAATTGGTTCTCTATTATTCGCGCAAAATATTCTAGTATATTTGCTAATTTTTCTGGTTGTATTTACGAATTACTTATTGTTTTACACTCATCCTGGCTTAACCCTCCGTGCTGTAGGGGAATATCCCCGTGCTGCGGATACGGCTGGAGTTTCCGTACTACTGGTGCGTTATTTCAGCGTCATTCTCAGCGGTTGTTTGGCGGGGTTGGGAGGAGCATACTTAAGTTTGGTACAGGTAAAATTTTTTGCCGAGGGGATGAGTGCTGGTAAAGGTTTTATTGCGATCGCCGCCCTGATTTTTGGTAAATGGCATCCCATCGGTACTACTTTGGCTTGCTTGCTATTTGGCGCTACCGAAGCTCTCCAACTTCGCATTCAAGCTCTGGGTGTTAATATTCCCTATCAATTTTTGGTCATGCTACCTTACGCGATCGCCCTTCTCGCCCTGGTTGGCTTAGCCGGAAAATCTTCTCCCCCATCTGCTTTAGGTCTTCCCTATCTCAAGGAAAAAAGCGAGTAG